In Streptomyces nojiriensis, one genomic interval encodes:
- a CDS encoding NUDIX hydrolase encodes MPNGQHGQQQPSAGGQWYPPEWPDRIRALADGSLVPVEPRRAATVMLLRDTPDGPAVHMLRRRASMAFAGGAYAYPGGGVDPRDEEHQVGWAGPSREDWAARLGTDPLTAQAIVCGAVRETFEEAGVLLAGQTPDEIVGDTTGDDWEADRQALVARELSFAEFLDRRGLRLRSDLLGAWARWITPEFEPRRYDTWFFVAALPEGQRTRNASTEADRTVWIRPADAAAGYDKGELLMMPPTISTLRSLEPYGSAGGALAAAAGQDLAPVLAQATLEDGEVVLSWPGHDEFTKRVRPSGPAGPVDPADPAASGGPA; translated from the coding sequence ATGCCGAATGGTCAGCATGGTCAGCAGCAGCCCTCCGCCGGAGGCCAGTGGTACCCGCCGGAGTGGCCCGACCGCATCCGCGCGCTCGCGGACGGCTCGCTCGTCCCGGTGGAGCCGCGGCGCGCCGCCACCGTGATGCTCCTGCGCGACACCCCCGACGGTCCCGCCGTGCACATGCTGCGCAGGCGGGCCTCCATGGCCTTTGCCGGGGGCGCGTACGCCTATCCGGGCGGCGGGGTCGATCCCCGCGACGAGGAGCACCAGGTCGGCTGGGCGGGTCCCTCCCGGGAGGACTGGGCGGCCCGGCTCGGGACCGACCCCCTGACCGCCCAGGCCATCGTCTGCGGTGCCGTACGGGAGACCTTCGAGGAGGCGGGCGTCCTGCTCGCCGGGCAGACCCCGGACGAGATCGTCGGTGACACCACCGGCGACGACTGGGAGGCCGACCGGCAGGCGCTGGTGGCGCGGGAGCTGTCCTTCGCGGAGTTCCTCGACCGCCGCGGCCTGCGGCTGCGCTCCGACCTGCTCGGGGCCTGGGCGCGCTGGATCACCCCCGAGTTCGAGCCGCGCCGTTACGACACCTGGTTCTTCGTCGCCGCCCTGCCCGAGGGGCAGCGCACCCGCAACGCCTCCACCGAGGCCGACCGGACCGTGTGGATCCGCCCGGCCGACGCCGCCGCCGGATACGACAAGGGCGAGCTGCTGATGATGCCGCCGACCATCTCCACGCTGCGGTCGCTGGAGCCGTACGGGAGCGCCGGGGGCGCGCTCGCCGCCGCGGCCGGGCAGGACCTCGCCCCGGTGCTGGCCCAGGCCACGCTGGAGGACGGCGAGGTCGTGCTCAGCTGGCCGGGGCACGACGAGTTCACCAAGCGCGTCCGCCCCTCAGGTCCCGCAGGTCCCGTGGATCCCGCAGATCCCGCAGCTTCCGGAGGCCCCGCATGA
- a CDS encoding MBL fold metallo-hydrolase, whose product MTDAAALPGQPRGVVTSGPATARAVNVLAPNASAMTLDGTNTWLVSEPGSDLAVVIDPGPLDDIHLRAVIAAAEQEGKRIALTLLTHGHPDHAEGAGRFAELTRTNVRALDPALRLGDEGLAAGDVIRTGGLELRVVPTPGHTSDSLCFHLPADRAVLTGDTILGRGTTVVAHPDGRLGDYLDSLRRLRSLTVDDGVHTVLPGHGPVLEDAQGAVEFYLAHRAHRLAQVETAVENGCLTPEAVVAQVYADVDRSLWPAAEWSVRAQLEYLQDHGLIPGGPE is encoded by the coding sequence ATGACCGACGCCGCCGCACTGCCCGGACAGCCCCGCGGAGTCGTCACCTCCGGGCCCGCGACCGCCCGCGCGGTGAACGTCCTGGCTCCCAACGCCTCCGCGATGACCCTCGACGGCACCAACACCTGGCTCGTGTCCGAGCCCGGATCCGACCTCGCCGTCGTGATCGATCCCGGCCCGCTGGACGACATACACCTGCGGGCGGTCATCGCCGCCGCAGAGCAGGAGGGCAAGCGGATCGCCCTCACCCTCCTCACCCACGGCCACCCGGACCACGCCGAGGGCGCGGGCCGCTTCGCCGAGCTCACCCGGACGAACGTCCGCGCCCTGGACCCGGCGCTGCGCCTCGGCGACGAGGGCTTGGCCGCCGGGGACGTGATCCGGACCGGCGGGCTGGAGCTGCGGGTGGTGCCGACCCCCGGCCACACCAGCGATTCGCTCTGCTTCCACCTGCCCGCCGACCGGGCCGTGCTGACCGGCGACACCATCCTGGGCCGCGGCACCACCGTCGTCGCCCACCCCGACGGCCGCCTCGGCGACTACCTGGACTCCCTGCGCCGCCTGCGCTCGCTCACGGTGGACGACGGGGTGCACACGGTCCTGCCGGGCCACGGGCCGGTCCTGGAGGACGCACAGGGCGCCGTGGAGTTCTACCTGGCCCACCGCGCGCACCGGCTCGCCCAGGTCGAGACCGCCGTCGAGAACGGCTGCCTGACCCCGGAGGCGGTCGTCGCCCAGGTCTACGCGGACGTGGACCGCTCCCTGTGGCCGGCCGCGGAATGGTCCGTCCGGGCGCAGCTGGAGTACCTTCAAGATCACGGACTGATCCCGGGAGGGCCTGAATGA
- a CDS encoding RidA family protein, with translation MSAVEAKLAELGLTLPGVVPPLAAYQPAVRSGSYVFTAGQLPMVKGSMPVTGKVGAEVSPEQAKELAAICALNALAAVKSVVGDLDKIARVVKVVGFIASAPDFTAQPGVLNGASELLGEVLGEKGVHARSAVGVAVLPLDAPVEVEIQVELVAGA, from the coding sequence ATGAGCGCCGTAGAGGCGAAGCTGGCCGAGCTCGGCCTGACGCTCCCGGGCGTCGTCCCGCCGCTGGCCGCGTACCAGCCCGCCGTGCGGTCGGGCTCGTACGTCTTCACCGCGGGCCAGCTCCCGATGGTCAAGGGCAGCATGCCGGTCACCGGCAAGGTCGGCGCCGAGGTCTCGCCGGAGCAGGCCAAGGAGCTGGCGGCGATCTGCGCGCTGAACGCCCTGGCCGCAGTCAAGTCCGTCGTCGGTGACCTCGACAAGATCGCGCGTGTCGTGAAGGTCGTCGGCTTCATCGCCTCCGCCCCCGACTTCACGGCCCAGCCGGGCGTGCTGAACGGTGCGAGCGAGCTGCTCGGCGAGGTCCTCGGCGAGAAGGGCGTCCACGCCCGCAGCGCGGTCGGCGTGGCGGTCCTGCCGCTGGACGCCCCCGTCGAGGTCGAGATCCAGGTGGAGCTGGTCGCCGGAGCCTGA
- a CDS encoding ArsA family ATPase — MSRLQVVSGKGGTGKTTVAAALALALAREGGRTLLVEVEGRQGLAQLFGAEALPYEERKIAVAPGGGGEVYALAIDAERALLDYLQMFYKLGSAGRALKKLGAIDFATTIAPGLRDVLLTGKACEAVRRKDKTGRYVYDHVIMDAPPTGRITRFLNVNDEVAGLARFGPIHNQAQAVMKVLKSPETAVHLVTLLEEMPVQETADGIEELREAGLPVGRVVVNMVRPHHLDEDTLRTAAGDHRAEVAKSLSRAGLGGARRGGLAERLVDPLLTQAAEHASRVELERAQRAVLAGLDLPTYELPLLGAGMDLAGLYALAKELRKQSVAE; from the coding sequence GTGAGCAGGCTCCAGGTGGTCAGCGGCAAGGGCGGCACCGGCAAGACCACGGTCGCCGCAGCACTCGCGCTTGCCCTCGCACGCGAGGGCGGCCGGACTCTTCTGGTGGAGGTCGAGGGCAGGCAGGGGCTCGCGCAGCTCTTCGGCGCCGAGGCACTCCCCTACGAGGAACGGAAGATCGCCGTGGCGCCCGGCGGGGGCGGTGAGGTCTACGCGCTCGCCATCGACGCCGAACGGGCGCTGCTGGACTACCTCCAGATGTTCTACAAGCTCGGCTCGGCCGGCCGCGCGCTCAAGAAGCTCGGCGCCATCGACTTCGCGACGACCATCGCCCCCGGGCTGCGCGACGTGCTACTGACCGGCAAGGCGTGCGAGGCGGTGCGGCGCAAGGACAAGACGGGCCGCTACGTCTACGACCACGTGATCATGGACGCGCCGCCGACCGGGCGGATCACCCGGTTCCTGAACGTCAACGACGAGGTGGCGGGCCTGGCCCGGTTCGGGCCGATCCACAACCAGGCCCAGGCCGTCATGAAGGTCCTCAAGTCCCCCGAGACCGCCGTGCACCTGGTCACCCTCCTGGAGGAGATGCCCGTCCAGGAGACCGCGGACGGCATCGAGGAACTGCGCGAGGCGGGACTGCCCGTCGGGCGGGTCGTCGTCAACATGGTCCGGCCGCACCATCTGGACGAGGACACCCTGCGCACAGCGGCCGGCGACCACCGCGCCGAGGTGGCGAAGTCGCTGTCCCGGGCGGGCCTCGGCGGCGCGCGGCGCGGCGGCCTGGCCGAGCGGCTGGTGGACCCGCTGCTCACGCAGGCGGCCGAGCACGCGAGCCGGGTGGAGCTGGAGCGCGCGCAGCGCGCCGTACTGGCGGGGCTGGACCTGCCGACGTACGAACTGCCCCTGCTCGGCGCGGGGATGGATCTGGCCGGGCTGTACGCACTGGCCAAGGAATTGCGGAAGCAGTCGGTGGCCGAATGA
- a CDS encoding nucleotidyltransferase domain-containing protein, with the protein MEHRGLDAYGYFEREGSLGRVQDEFKGVVAAARARTGEAYGRRLHSAYLYGSVPRGTARPGRSDLDLLLVLHHEPSEEDRDTAEVLARGLDEDFPEVDGVGILLHDKVAVLSEAERFDLGWFLACLCTPLLGADLAEHLPRYRPDSLLARETNGDLADLLPAWRARVREASTPQEYRKLSRHFSRHLVRTAFTLVMPRWGGWTSDLGESAEIFAMYYPERAAQLEAAARVALDPVADPEVLRDYVEDLGPWLADEYTARHGTKTPRRG; encoded by the coding sequence ATGGAGCACAGAGGGCTGGACGCGTACGGGTACTTCGAGCGGGAGGGGTCCCTCGGACGGGTGCAGGACGAGTTCAAGGGCGTCGTGGCGGCCGCGCGGGCCCGGACCGGCGAGGCGTACGGCCGACGGCTGCACAGCGCGTACCTCTACGGGTCCGTGCCGCGCGGGACGGCCCGGCCCGGGCGGTCGGACCTGGACCTGCTGCTCGTCCTGCACCACGAGCCGTCCGAGGAGGACCGGGACACCGCCGAGGTGCTCGCCCGCGGGCTCGACGAGGACTTCCCGGAGGTCGACGGGGTCGGCATCCTGCTCCACGACAAGGTCGCCGTGCTGAGCGAGGCGGAACGATTCGACCTGGGCTGGTTCCTCGCCTGCCTGTGCACCCCGCTGCTCGGCGCGGACCTGGCCGAGCACCTGCCGCGCTACCGGCCGGACAGCCTGCTCGCCCGCGAGACCAACGGCGACCTGGCCGACCTGCTGCCCGCGTGGCGGGCACGGGTGCGGGAGGCCTCGACCCCGCAGGAGTACCGGAAGCTGAGCCGGCACTTCTCCCGGCACCTGGTGCGCACGGCCTTCACGCTGGTCATGCCGCGGTGGGGCGGCTGGACCAGCGATCTCGGCGAGTCCGCGGAGATCTTCGCCATGTACTACCCGGAACGCGCGGCGCAGCTGGAGGCCGCGGCCCGCGTCGCGCTGGATCCCGTCGCAGACCCGGAGGTGCTGCGCGATTACGTCGAGGACCTCGGGCCGTGGCTGGCGGACGAGTACACGGCCCGGCACGGCACGAAGACGCCGCGCCGGGGCTGA
- a CDS encoding Crp/Fnr family transcriptional regulator, with product MDDVLRRAPLFAALDDEQAAELRASMGEVTLARGDALFHEGDPGDRLYVVTEGKVKLHRTSPDGRENMLAVLGPGELIGELSLFDPGPRTATATALTEVKLLGLGHGDLQPWLNARPEVATALLRAVARRLRKTNDQMSDLVFSDVPGRVARALLDLSRRFGVQSEEGIHVVHDLTQEELAQLVGASRETVNKALADFAGRGWLRLEARAVILLDVERLAKRSR from the coding sequence GTGGACGACGTTCTGCGGCGCGCCCCGCTCTTCGCGGCGCTCGATGACGAGCAGGCCGCGGAGCTCCGCGCCTCCATGGGCGAGGTGACCCTCGCACGCGGTGACGCCCTGTTCCACGAGGGCGACCCCGGCGACCGGCTGTATGTCGTGACCGAGGGCAAGGTGAAGCTCCACCGCACCTCCCCCGACGGTCGCGAGAACATGCTGGCCGTCCTCGGCCCCGGCGAGCTGATCGGAGAGCTGTCGCTCTTCGACCCGGGCCCGCGCACCGCCACCGCCACCGCCCTGACCGAGGTCAAGCTCCTCGGCCTCGGCCACGGCGACCTCCAGCCCTGGCTCAACGCCCGGCCCGAGGTCGCGACCGCGCTGCTGCGCGCCGTCGCCCGCCGCCTGCGCAAGACCAATGACCAGATGTCCGACCTGGTCTTCTCCGACGTTCCCGGCCGTGTGGCGCGGGCGCTCCTCGACCTGTCGCGCCGCTTCGGCGTGCAGTCGGAGGAGGGCATCCACGTGGTGCACGACCTCACGCAGGAGGAGCTCGCCCAGCTCGTCGGCGCCTCGCGCGAGACCGTGAACAAGGCCCTGGCCGACTTCGCGGGCCGCGGCTGGCTGCGCCTGGAAGCGCGTGCGGTCATCCTGCTGGACGTGGAGCGCCTCGCGAAGCGCTCCCGCTGA
- a CDS encoding WhiB family transcriptional regulator yields the protein MGWVTDWSAQAACRTTDPDELFVQGAAQNRAKAVCTGCPVRTECLADALDNRVEFGVWGGMTERERRALLRRRPTVTSWRRLLETARTEYERSTGILTMDADAEIDVSYETYAAAG from the coding sequence ATGGGCTGGGTTACCGACTGGAGTGCGCAGGCAGCCTGCCGCACTACCGATCCGGATGAACTATTCGTTCAAGGAGCGGCACAGAACAGGGCCAAGGCGGTGTGCACCGGATGTCCGGTGCGGACCGAGTGCCTGGCCGACGCGCTCGACAATCGTGTCGAGTTCGGCGTATGGGGCGGAATGACCGAGCGGGAACGACGTGCGCTGCTGCGCCGGCGTCCCACCGTCACCTCGTGGCGACGGCTGCTCGAAACCGCACGTACGGAGTACGAGCGCAGTACGGGCATCCTCACCATGGATGCAGACGCGGAGATCGACGTGTCGTACGAGACTTACGCGGCAGCCGGGTAG
- a CDS encoding DUF4177 domain-containing protein, with translation MTKKFEYATVPLLVHATKQILDTWGEDGWELVQVVPGPNNPEQLVAYLKREKA, from the coding sequence ATGACCAAGAAGTTCGAATATGCGACGGTCCCGCTGCTGGTTCACGCCACCAAGCAGATCCTGGACACCTGGGGCGAGGACGGCTGGGAGCTCGTCCAGGTCGTGCCCGGCCCGAACAACCCCGAGCAGCTCGTGGCCTACCTCAAGCGGGAGAAGGCATGA
- a CDS encoding ArsA family ATPase has protein sequence MDTPPRLAVDRLLDDPETRIIVCCGAGGVGKTTTAAALGVRAAGRGRKAVVLTIDPARRLAQSMGIDSLDNTPRRVEAVGAGGGELHAMMLDMKRTFDEIVEAHADGERARAILANPFYQSLSAGFAGTQEYMAMEKLGQLRARDDWDLIIVDTPPSRSALDFLDAPKRLGSFLDGKFIRVLMAPAKVGGRAGMKFLNVGMSMMTGTLSKLMGASLLKDVQTFVAAMDTMFGGFRTRADATFRLLQAPGTAFLVVAAPEADALREAAYFVERLAAENMPLAGLVLNRVHGSGADQLSAERALAAAENLEEGGIVDQESGKAGLRDSGAEPTEPTETAETTGSAETAQTAHSTRTTHTTRTANPPETGSPGTEGDTAVVDRITAGLLRLHAERMQVIAREQRTRDRFTSLHPEVAVAEVAALPGDVHDLAGLRAIGERLAAGVPAGA, from the coding sequence ATGGACACTCCGCCGCGGCTGGCGGTCGACCGGCTGTTGGACGACCCGGAGACGCGGATCATCGTGTGCTGCGGGGCGGGCGGCGTCGGCAAGACCACCACGGCCGCGGCGCTCGGCGTACGGGCGGCCGGGCGCGGGCGCAAAGCCGTCGTGCTCACCATCGACCCGGCGCGCCGGCTCGCGCAGTCGATGGGGATCGACTCGCTGGACAACACCCCGCGGAGGGTCGAGGCCGTAGGGGCCGGGGGCGGCGAACTGCACGCCATGATGCTGGACATGAAGCGGACCTTCGACGAGATCGTCGAGGCGCACGCGGACGGCGAGCGGGCCCGGGCCATCCTCGCCAACCCCTTCTACCAGTCGCTGTCGGCCGGCTTCGCGGGCACGCAGGAGTACATGGCGATGGAGAAGCTCGGGCAGCTGCGGGCCCGGGACGACTGGGACCTGATCATCGTCGACACTCCGCCGAGCCGGTCCGCGCTGGACTTCCTGGACGCGCCGAAGCGGCTCGGGTCCTTCCTGGACGGGAAGTTCATCCGGGTGCTGATGGCTCCGGCGAAGGTGGGCGGCCGGGCCGGGATGAAGTTCCTGAATGTCGGCATGTCGATGATGACCGGCACCCTCAGCAAGCTGATGGGGGCCTCGCTGCTGAAGGACGTCCAGACCTTCGTGGCCGCGATGGACACGATGTTCGGCGGCTTCCGCACGCGCGCGGACGCGACCTTCCGACTGCTGCAGGCTCCCGGCACGGCCTTCCTGGTGGTCGCCGCCCCCGAGGCGGACGCCCTGCGCGAAGCGGCGTACTTCGTGGAACGGCTGGCCGCGGAGAACATGCCGCTGGCCGGCCTGGTGCTGAACCGGGTGCACGGCAGTGGCGCCGACCAGCTGTCCGCCGAGCGGGCGTTGGCCGCCGCAGAGAATCTTGAAGAAGGCGGCATTGTCGATCAGGAGTCCGGGAAAGCTGGACTTCGTGACTCGGGCGCGGAACCCACCGAGCCCACCGAAACTGCCGAGACCACCGGGTCCGCCGAGACTGCGCAGACCGCACACAGCACACGGACCACACACACCACCCGGACCGCGAACCCTCCCGAGACAGGCTCCCCCGGCACCGAAGGCGATACCGCGGTCGTCGACCGGATCACGGCAGGACTGCTTCGCCTGCACGCCGAACGCATGCAGGTGATCGCGCGTGAGCAGCGCACACGCGATCGCTTCACCTCACTGCACCCCGAAGTGGCGGTGGCGGAAGTGGCCGCCCTGCCCGGCGATGTGCACGACCTCGCCGGGCTGCGGGCCATCGGAGAACGACTCGCGGCCGGGGTTCCGGCCGGAGCGTAG